One genomic region from Myxocyprinus asiaticus isolate MX2 ecotype Aquarium Trade chromosome 27, UBuf_Myxa_2, whole genome shotgun sequence encodes:
- the lpar4 gene encoding lysophosphatidic acid receptor 4, with protein MASLVLNETGMENCDIDDSFKYNLYGVVYSVAFVLGLVTNCASLFVFCCRMKMRNEATLFMTNLALSDLVFVFTLPFKIFYNVNRHWPFGDTLCKISGGAFITNIYGSMLFLTCISVDRFLAIVYPFRSRSIRTRRNTVIVCATIWLLILGGGMSVTFFSSTNQSKTSTTCFEGFSKKTWKTYLSKITIFIEVVGFLIPLMINLACSSMVLRTLRRPATLCQIGTNKERVLRMIVVHLAIFIICFVPYNSVLFIYAMVRTRALASCWVERLARTMYPITLCVATFNCCFDPVVYYFTSESFQKSLTTGKCQSKQENTLRSEAPVFSKENTDTEVAFEPNTLISNGKDQAGETQF; from the coding sequence ATGGCCAGTCTGGTTCTTAACGAGACTGGGATGGAGAATTGTGACATCGATGACTCCTTCAAGTACAACCTGTACGGTGTGGTGTATAGTGTTGCATTTGTGCTAGGACTGGTCACTAACTGCGCCTccctttttgtgttctgctgtcGCATGAAGATGCGCAACGAGGCCACGCTCTTCATGACTAACCTCGCTTTATCGGACTTAGTATTTGTGTTTACGCTTCCTTTCAAGATCTTTTATAATGTCAATCGCCACTGGCCTTTTGGTGATACACTGTGCAAGATCTCAGGTGGGGCCTTCATCACCAATATCTACGGTAGCATGCTGTTTCTCACATGTATCAGCGTGGATCGCTTTCTGGCCATCGTTTACCCCTTCCGGTCACGTTCCATCCGTACCCGCCGCAATACCGTTATCGTGTGTGCTACCATCTGGTTGCTGATACTGGGAGGGGGTATGTCCGTGACCTTCTTCTCTTCCACCAACCAGTCCAAAACCAGCACAACCTGCTTTGAGGGCTTCTCCAAGAAAACATGGAAGACATATTTGTCCAAGATCACCATCTTTATTGAAGTTGTGGGGTTCCTCATCCCACTGATGATCAATCTAGCTTGCTCATCCATGGTACTGAGGACCTTACGTAGGCCCGCTACGCTATGTCAGATTGGCACCAACAAGGAGCGAGTTCTGCGCATGATTGTGGTGCATTTGGCCATCTTTATCATTTGTTTTGTGCCTTACAATTCCGTTCTGTTCATCTACGCCATGGTGCGTACTCGAGCACTTGCAAGCTGCTGGGTGGAGAGGTTGGCGCGAACGATGTATCCCATAACGCTTTGCGTGGCGACCTTCAACTGCTGCTTTGACCCAGTGGTCTACTACTTCACCTCTGAGTCATTTCAAAAATCACTGACCACCGGGAAGTGTCAGAGCAAGCAAGAAAACACACTGCGCAGTGAAGCTCCAGTGTTTAGCAAGGAAAACACTGACACAGAAGTAGCCTTTGAACCTAACACACTGATCAGCAATGGAAAAGATCAGGCTGGTGAGACTCAGTTCTGA